The Thermosynechococcus sp. genome has a segment encoding these proteins:
- a CDS encoding ribonuclease J has product MSQSVATAALKIIPLGGLHEIGKNTCVFEFQDEIILLDAGLAFPTDAMHGVTIVLPDMTYLRQNRDKIKGMIVTHGHEDHIGGIPFHLKQFDIPVIYGPRLAMALLQGKLEEAGVADRTELRPVQPREIVRLGKNFLVEYIRNTHSIADSFSVAIYTPLGVIIHTGDFKFDFTPVDGECFDLQRLAEHGEKGVLCLISDSTNSEVPGHTPSERSVFPNLDRAFSQAAGRIIFTTFASSVHRLSMALELAQKHGRVVSVLGRSMLNVIAHARQLGYIRCPDDLFVPLHMMHKYPDHQVMYLTTGSQGEPLSALTRISKGEHNKIKIRPGDTVILSAHPIPGNTIAVVNMIDRLMMQGAKVIYGREQGIHVSGHACQEDQKLMLALTKPKFFLPVHGEHRMLVKHAQTAQSMGIPPENMVIVDNGDVVELTRDSIRVVDKVPAGIELLDRGGIVKAHVLQERQQLAEEGIITVAVAVGTDGSLKATPEVHLRGVVTAIEPQAWQAWVHATVETALSDRWSEYARNGDVDWAGVKAHIERELVRLVRRELQGNASVLLLLQPIEVTPTVTTGIRRRRSTTSVVG; this is encoded by the coding sequence ATGAGTCAATCCGTTGCAACTGCTGCCCTAAAAATTATTCCCCTCGGTGGGCTGCATGAAATTGGCAAGAACACCTGCGTTTTTGAATTCCAAGATGAAATTATTTTGCTGGATGCAGGGCTGGCCTTTCCCACCGATGCCATGCACGGCGTCACTATCGTCCTACCTGACATGACGTACCTGCGGCAAAATCGCGACAAAATCAAGGGGATGATTGTAACCCACGGCCATGAAGATCACATTGGTGGCATTCCTTTTCATCTGAAGCAGTTTGATATTCCCGTCATCTATGGCCCGCGCCTTGCCATGGCGCTGCTACAAGGGAAACTGGAAGAGGCGGGGGTTGCCGATCGCACCGAACTTCGCCCTGTACAGCCGCGGGAGATAGTGCGCTTGGGCAAAAACTTCCTGGTGGAGTATATCCGCAATACCCACTCCATTGCCGATAGCTTCTCCGTAGCAATTTATACCCCCCTTGGCGTGATTATCCACACAGGGGATTTTAAGTTTGACTTTACCCCCGTTGATGGCGAGTGCTTTGACCTGCAGCGGCTCGCGGAGCATGGGGAGAAGGGGGTGCTTTGCCTGATTAGTGACTCCACCAACTCAGAGGTCCCCGGCCACACGCCCTCGGAGCGATCCGTCTTTCCCAACTTGGATCGTGCCTTTAGCCAAGCGGCGGGGCGGATTATTTTTACCACCTTTGCCTCTTCGGTGCATCGTCTCAGTATGGCCTTGGAACTGGCGCAAAAGCATGGCCGAGTGGTCTCGGTCTTGGGTCGCTCAATGCTCAATGTGATTGCCCATGCCCGGCAGTTGGGCTATATTCGCTGCCCGGATGATCTCTTTGTGCCCTTGCACATGATGCACAAGTACCCGGATCATCAGGTGATGTACCTCACCACTGGCTCCCAAGGGGAACCCCTGTCTGCCCTGACGCGGATTTCCAAGGGGGAACACAACAAAATTAAAATTCGCCCCGGGGATACTGTCATTCTCTCGGCTCACCCGATTCCAGGGAACACAATTGCCGTGGTGAACATGATCGATCGCCTGATGATGCAAGGCGCCAAAGTCATCTATGGTCGTGAACAGGGCATTCACGTCTCTGGCCATGCCTGCCAGGAGGATCAAAAGCTGATGCTGGCCTTGACGAAGCCCAAGTTCTTTTTACCCGTGCATGGAGAACACCGCATGTTGGTGAAACACGCCCAAACGGCTCAGAGCATGGGTATTCCTCCTGAGAATATGGTGATTGTTGACAATGGCGATGTGGTAGAACTCACCCGTGACTCGATTCGGGTCGTAGATAAAGTCCCCGCTGGCATTGAGCTACTGGATCGTGGTGGCATTGTCAAAGCCCATGTGCTGCAAGAGCGGCAACAGCTGGCTGAGGAGGGCATTATCACCGTGGCGGTGGCGGTGGGTACTGATGGCAGTCTGAAAGCCACTCCCGAAGTTCACCTGCGGGGCGTGGTCACAGCCATTGAGCCACAGGCTTGGCAGGCTTGGGTACATGCCACGGTGGAAACCGCCTTGAGCGATCGCTGGAGTGAATATGCCCGCAATGGCGATGTGGACTGGGCTGGGGTCAAAGCTCACATTGAACGGGAACTGGTGCGACTGGTGCGCCGTGAACTTCAGGGCAATGCCTCAGTCCTATTGCTCCTGCAACCCATCGAAGTCACCCCCACTGTGACCACAGGAATCCGGCGGCGGCGCAGCACGACTTCTGTGGTTGGCTAG
- a CDS encoding AMP-binding protein → MLQNLTRIAPHWLWCAHNRQWHRATARLVEQLANDQAQLQQQQPTVLVLAEPDPLAFLRGFLAALSTGTPLLLANPQWQSQEWQQVAAILPQNFMAWGTVPPLTPQGSGKPLPQGWILIPTGGTQGRLRWAIHTVDSLQAAVMGLQSHLQQSTIHCLSILPLYHVSGLMPVVRSLWSGGELYLASHLRDLRQTPPPANLALWLSLVPRQLQQVLSEPLPWLGKLKGIFIGGGPTWLQLLEEAATQRLPLCLTYGMTETAGMICAQRQGEFLAGDRSCGQVLPHAQIDLTPTGEIQIQAASLALGYYPALFHSAIFPTDDRAQWRGDRLYILGRSSRKIISGGENIYPEELEALLLDSGLVQDIYIYGAPDPLWGEQVVALYVGDASPEELSRWLKQRCSAYKCPKRWVPVDHIPRTPQGKVPLSAIHLANVS, encoded by the coding sequence TTGTTACAAAACCTTACGCGTATTGCCCCCCACTGGCTGTGGTGTGCCCACAACCGACAATGGCACAGGGCTACGGCCCGCCTCGTCGAACAATTAGCCAACGATCAGGCGCAACTCCAACAGCAGCAGCCAACGGTACTTGTGCTCGCCGAACCCGACCCCCTCGCTTTTCTCAGGGGTTTTCTAGCAGCACTCTCCACAGGCACGCCCCTGTTACTGGCCAATCCCCAATGGCAGTCCCAAGAGTGGCAGCAGGTGGCAGCAATCTTGCCGCAGAATTTTATGGCTTGGGGAACGGTGCCCCCCCTCACCCCCCAAGGTTCTGGAAAGCCATTGCCCCAGGGCTGGATTCTGATTCCCACTGGCGGCACTCAAGGGCGATTGCGTTGGGCAATTCACACGGTGGACAGCCTGCAAGCGGCGGTGATGGGGCTGCAAAGTCATCTACAGCAATCAACGATTCATTGCCTGAGTATTTTGCCCTTGTACCATGTCAGTGGCCTAATGCCCGTGGTGCGATCGCTATGGAGTGGGGGAGAACTCTACCTGGCGAGCCACTTACGGGACTTACGGCAAACCCCACCCCCTGCCAATCTTGCTCTGTGGCTCTCTCTGGTGCCGCGCCAACTGCAACAGGTGCTTAGCGAGCCGCTGCCGTGGTTAGGGAAGTTAAAGGGGATTTTTATTGGCGGTGGTCCCACCTGGTTACAACTGTTAGAGGAAGCGGCAACGCAGCGATTGCCTTTATGTCTCACCTATGGCATGACAGAAACTGCAGGTATGATCTGTGCCCAGCGACAGGGGGAATTTTTGGCGGGCGATCGCTCCTGTGGTCAAGTCTTACCCCATGCCCAGATTGATTTGACCCCTACGGGTGAGATTCAGATTCAGGCGGCTTCCCTTGCCCTGGGCTATTACCCGGCGTTGTTTCACTCAGCCATCTTCCCAACCGACGATCGCGCTCAATGGCGGGGCGATCGCCTCTACATTTTGGGACGCAGCAGCCGCAAAATCATCAGTGGCGGCGAGAATATCTACCCCGAAGAGTTAGAGGCTTTACTCCTTGACAGTGGCCTTGTCCAAGACATCTACATCTACGGCGCACCTGACCCCCTTTGGGGCGAACAGGTGGTTGCCCTCTATGTGGGAGACGCCTCCCCTGAGGAACTCAGCAGATGGCTCAAGCAGCGGTGCAGCGCCTACAAATGCCCCAAGCGCTGGGTGCCGGTTGACCACATTCCCCGTACCCCTCAGGGAAAAGTGCCATTGTCTGCCATCCATCTCGCCAATGTTTCCTAG
- the dapA gene encoding 4-hydroxy-tetrahydrodipicolinate synthase encodes MTDLGRVITAMITPFTAEGAIAYDVAAKLAQHLVANGSDGIVVCGTTGESPTLTWEEEFQLFQTVQQAVAGKAKIIAGTGSNSTREAVYATAKAAELGLDGALLVVPYYNKPPQEGLYAHFQAIAKAVPDFPLMLYNIPSRTGQNLLPETVIRLAEYPNIVAIKEASGSLDQASTLRAALPPTFRIYAGDDSLTLPLLAVGGYGVVSVASHLVGPRIQEMIQAFVQGDTAKATAIHCQLLPLFKVLFVTTNPIPIKAALNLQGWSVGEPRLPLTAASDAVIGQLKSVLDDLGLLKS; translated from the coding sequence GTGACTGACTTAGGACGTGTAATTACCGCCATGATTACGCCATTTACCGCTGAGGGCGCGATCGCCTACGATGTGGCGGCAAAACTGGCACAGCACCTTGTGGCCAATGGCTCCGATGGCATTGTGGTTTGCGGCACCACAGGCGAATCCCCCACCCTGACTTGGGAAGAGGAATTTCAACTCTTTCAAACGGTGCAGCAGGCGGTGGCGGGCAAAGCCAAAATTATTGCCGGTACGGGTTCCAACTCCACCCGGGAAGCCGTTTATGCCACGGCAAAGGCCGCAGAACTCGGCCTCGACGGTGCCCTCTTGGTTGTCCCCTACTACAATAAACCGCCCCAAGAAGGACTCTACGCCCATTTTCAGGCGATCGCCAAAGCGGTGCCGGACTTTCCCCTGATGCTCTACAACATCCCCAGCCGCACAGGGCAAAACCTGCTGCCAGAAACAGTCATCCGCCTTGCTGAGTACCCAAACATTGTGGCCATCAAAGAAGCCAGCGGCAGCCTTGATCAAGCCAGTACCCTGCGGGCTGCTCTACCGCCGACCTTTCGCATTTACGCCGGCGATGATTCCCTGACGTTGCCATTACTGGCCGTTGGTGGTTATGGTGTAGTCAGCGTGGCTAGTCACCTTGTGGGCCCACGCATTCAAGAGATGATCCAAGCCTTTGTCCAAGGAGACACCGCCAAAGCCACGGCTATTCACTGTCAACTATTGCCCCTGTTCAAGGTTTTATTTGTGACGACAAACCCGATTCCAATCAAAGCTGCCCTTAACCTCCAAGGTTGGTCAGTGGGTGAACCCCGACTACCCCTCACAGCTGCGAGTGACGCTGTAATTGGCCAGTTGAAAAGCGTTTTAGATGACCTTGGTCTACTGAAGTCTTAA